One Luteibacter sp. 9135 DNA segment encodes these proteins:
- a CDS encoding catalase family peroxidase, protein MHETGKRRPPPNVGLRWAIIGLVVAGSAAAFGYVGGWLAPDRLSPKKLVDVLQASGGEHPGYRRNHAKGICVGGRFESNGALQGDSRAALFAPGVSTPVIGRLALPGGNPYAADSSVPIRSFALRFDLADGEQWRTGMNAMPVFPVSTPKAFYDLQVATGPDPKTGKPDPAKAGAFFAGHPEAGPFLGWVKTAKPPASYATETYGSINAFYLRDAAGVRRAVRWKVVPETPAAGDGSPAAGDTDYLAADLVKRLAAGPLRWHLVMSFAADGDAVDDAALAWPDSRRSVDAGTLVIDSWQAQADGSCRDVNYDPTILPQGIEASGDPLLAARSAAYAESYLRRTREEGHLPGAARPKETRP, encoded by the coding sequence ATGCATGAGACCGGAAAGAGGCGCCCGCCGCCGAACGTGGGCCTGCGCTGGGCCATCATCGGGTTGGTCGTGGCCGGCTCCGCCGCGGCGTTCGGCTACGTCGGCGGCTGGCTGGCGCCCGATAGGCTCTCGCCGAAGAAATTAGTCGACGTATTGCAGGCGAGCGGCGGCGAACACCCCGGTTACCGGCGCAACCATGCCAAGGGCATCTGCGTCGGCGGCCGCTTCGAATCCAACGGTGCCTTGCAGGGCGACTCGCGGGCGGCATTGTTCGCACCCGGCGTCAGCACCCCGGTGATCGGCCGCCTGGCGCTGCCCGGCGGTAACCCCTATGCCGCGGACAGTTCGGTGCCCATCCGCAGTTTCGCCCTGCGCTTCGACCTCGCGGACGGCGAGCAGTGGCGCACCGGTATGAACGCCATGCCCGTCTTCCCGGTGTCCACGCCGAAGGCGTTCTACGACCTCCAGGTGGCCACCGGGCCCGACCCGAAGACCGGCAAGCCCGATCCGGCGAAGGCAGGCGCGTTCTTCGCCGGGCATCCGGAGGCCGGCCCGTTCCTGGGCTGGGTGAAGACGGCCAAGCCGCCGGCCAGTTACGCCACCGAGACCTATGGCAGCATCAACGCCTTCTATCTGCGTGATGCGGCCGGCGTGCGTCGTGCCGTGCGCTGGAAGGTCGTGCCGGAGACGCCGGCCGCGGGCGATGGTTCCCCGGCCGCGGGCGATACCGATTACCTCGCCGCCGACCTGGTGAAGCGGCTGGCGGCTGGACCCTTGCGCTGGCACCTGGTCATGAGCTTTGCCGCGGATGGCGATGCGGTGGACGATGCCGCCTTGGCGTGGCCGGACAGCCGCCGGAGCGTCGATGCGGGCACCCTCGTGATCGACAGCTGGCAAGCACAGGCCGACGGCTCGTGCCGTGACGTGAACTACGACCCCACCATCCTGCCGCAGGGCATCGAGGCGTCCGGCGATCCGTTGCTTGCTGCACGGTCTGCCGCGTATGCGGAATCCTACCTGCGGCGCACTCGCGAAGAGGGCCACCTTCCCGGCGCCGCCCGCCCCAAGGAGACCCGCCCATGA
- a CDS encoding alkene reductase: MTDQNTLFEPFRAGDIELANRIVMAPLTRDRAGPGLVPRPIAVEYYAQRAAAGLIIAEATQISPQGQGYLDTPGIYSGEQVRGWKKVTDAVHARGGKIVLQLWHVGRISHTSLQPGGAAPVAPSAIRADGKTFTANGFEPVSACRALEAGEIPLIVNDYRRATELALDAGFDGVEIHAANGYLIDQFLRDKTNHRTDAWGGSIPNRLRFLRELVEAVVGVAGAGRTGIRLSPTTPANDMADSNPTAVFTAAIDALKAHPLAYVHVIEGATGGPRDVEPFDYEALHRRHGDGPWMVNNGYDRAMAIDAVGSGRADLVAFGRPFIANPDLVDRLRHGWPLARPNPATLYGGGAEGYTTYPVYAA; encoded by the coding sequence ATGACTGACCAGAATACCTTGTTCGAACCCTTCCGCGCCGGCGATATCGAGCTGGCCAACCGCATCGTCATGGCACCGCTCACCCGCGACCGCGCCGGCCCGGGCCTTGTGCCACGCCCCATCGCCGTCGAGTACTACGCACAACGCGCTGCCGCGGGCCTCATCATCGCCGAGGCCACGCAGATCTCGCCGCAAGGCCAGGGCTACCTGGATACGCCGGGCATCTACAGCGGCGAGCAGGTGCGTGGCTGGAAGAAGGTCACCGACGCCGTGCACGCCAGGGGCGGCAAGATCGTGTTGCAGCTGTGGCACGTGGGGCGTATCTCGCATACCAGCCTGCAGCCCGGCGGCGCCGCACCCGTGGCACCCTCCGCCATCCGCGCCGACGGCAAGACCTTCACCGCGAACGGCTTCGAGCCGGTGTCGGCCTGCCGTGCCCTCGAGGCCGGCGAGATCCCGCTGATCGTCAACGATTACCGGCGCGCCACGGAGCTTGCGCTGGACGCCGGTTTCGACGGCGTGGAAATCCATGCGGCCAACGGTTACCTGATAGACCAGTTCCTGCGCGACAAGACCAACCATCGCACCGACGCATGGGGCGGCAGCATTCCCAACCGCCTGCGCTTCCTGCGCGAGTTGGTGGAGGCGGTTGTCGGGGTCGCGGGGGCCGGCCGCACGGGCATCCGCCTTTCTCCCACTACGCCCGCCAACGACATGGCCGACTCCAACCCCACGGCCGTTTTCACCGCGGCCATCGACGCGCTGAAGGCGCACCCACTGGCCTACGTGCACGTGATCGAAGGCGCCACGGGTGGGCCGCGCGATGTCGAGCCCTTCGACTACGAAGCGCTGCACCGCCGCCATGGTGACGGCCCGTGGATGGTCAACAACGGTTACGACCGCGCCATGGCGATCGACGCGGTGGGCAGCGGCCGCGCGGACCTTGTGGCCTTCGGCCGCCCGTTCATCGCCAACCCGGACCTGGTGGATCGCCTTCGCCATGGCTGGCCGCTGGCGCGTCCCAACCCGGCGACGCTGTACGGCGGCGGCGCCGAGGGCTACACCACCTATCCGGTATACGCGGCCTGA
- a CDS encoding succinate dehydrogenase iron-sulfur subunit → MAEFTLPKNSKIQTGKHFPAKDAKKTRTFKVYRWTPDDGQNPRTDTYEVDLDACGPMVLDALLKIKNEIDSTLALRRSCREGICGSCAMNIDGTNTLACTKAIDDCGGGTVNIYPLPHMPVVKDLVPDLTHFYAQFASIKPWMRTQSPAPADKERLQSPEDRKRLDGLYECILCACCSTSCPSYWWNGDRYLGPAVLLQAYRWIVDSRDEDTGNRLDDLEDPFKLYRCHTIMNCARTCPKGLNPAKAIAEIKKLIVQRRSA, encoded by the coding sequence GTGGCAGAGTTCACGCTACCCAAGAATTCCAAGATCCAGACCGGCAAGCATTTCCCGGCCAAGGACGCGAAGAAGACTCGCACCTTCAAGGTATATCGCTGGACGCCGGACGATGGCCAGAACCCGCGTACCGATACGTACGAGGTCGACCTCGACGCATGCGGTCCGATGGTCCTGGACGCCCTGCTCAAGATCAAGAACGAGATCGACTCGACGCTCGCGCTTCGTCGTTCCTGCCGCGAAGGCATCTGCGGCTCGTGCGCGATGAACATCGACGGCACCAACACGCTGGCCTGCACCAAGGCCATCGACGATTGCGGCGGCGGCACGGTCAACATCTATCCGCTGCCGCACATGCCCGTGGTGAAAGACCTGGTCCCTGACCTGACGCATTTCTACGCGCAGTTCGCGTCGATCAAGCCCTGGATGCGCACGCAGAGCCCGGCGCCGGCGGACAAGGAGCGCCTGCAGTCACCAGAGGACCGCAAGCGTCTGGATGGCCTCTACGAATGCATCCTGTGCGCCTGCTGTTCCACTTCCTGCCCGAGCTACTGGTGGAACGGCGATCGTTACCTCGGCCCCGCCGTGCTGCTCCAGGCCTATCGCTGGATCGTCGACAGCCGTGACGAGGACACCGGCAACCGCCTGGACGACCTCGAAGACCCGTTCAAGCTTTACCGTTGCCACACGATCATGAACTGCGCGCGCACCTGCCCGAAGGGTCTCAACCCGGCCAAGGCGATCGCGGAGATCAAGAAGCTGATCGTGCAGCGGCGCTCTGCCTGA
- a CDS encoding cytochrome b, with translation MNHATAFHPFARLLHWLMAMMILAMLFIGAGMVSTVAEKHDTLVAIHRPLGIVIFVLALIRLGFRLTHRAPPLPSDLPLWQRLAAHGSHVMLYGLMIAMPLIGWGMLSAGNYPVTMFAGVHLPKILPSDPALFAWLRESHRYLAWLFFLTFLAHMGAALMHGLIRRDGVLQSMTGGRSDV, from the coding sequence ATGAACCACGCCACCGCGTTCCACCCGTTCGCCCGCCTGCTGCACTGGCTGATGGCGATGATGATCCTCGCCATGCTGTTCATCGGGGCGGGCATGGTCAGCACCGTGGCGGAAAAGCACGACACGCTGGTGGCGATCCACCGCCCGCTGGGCATCGTGATCTTCGTTCTTGCGTTGATCCGGCTGGGCTTTCGCCTCACCCATCGCGCACCGCCGCTGCCGTCCGACCTGCCACTGTGGCAGAGGCTGGCGGCCCACGGTTCCCACGTCATGCTGTATGGCCTGATGATCGCCATGCCGCTGATCGGCTGGGGCATGCTCTCGGCGGGTAACTATCCGGTGACGATGTTCGCGGGTGTGCACCTGCCGAAGATTCTGCCGTCCGACCCGGCGCTGTTCGCCTGGTTGCGCGAATCGCACCGGTACCTGGCGTGGCTGTTCTTCCTGACCTTCCTGGCCCACATGGGCGCGGCGCTGATGCATGGGCTGATCCGTCGAGACGGCGTGCTGCAGAGCATGACGGGAGGCCGGTCCGACGTGTGA
- a CDS encoding anti-sigma factor family protein, whose protein sequence is MTHTPPSEHDIHAYVDGQLEQPHRSEVERYLARHPEQAEEIQGWRQDAQQLRTLLAGDLAPSTTADPTALRQRMARRRFVRLATAASLLLCLALGGGAGWVARGMGSGANAPMADAMQAYRLLALDHGVGMDITTANERDLRAWLAGRVGASVRLPDLSDAGFRPMGGRLFATDQGPAAMVLYDDGGGHTISFYVRPPGPVRHLLSRGSREDGGLLADYWSEGGHNYAVVTQANPAGRSAAQRIAAHVI, encoded by the coding sequence ATGACCCACACGCCTCCCAGCGAACACGACATCCACGCCTATGTCGACGGGCAGCTCGAGCAGCCGCACCGCAGCGAGGTGGAGCGCTACCTCGCGCGCCACCCCGAACAGGCCGAGGAGATCCAGGGCTGGCGCCAGGACGCCCAGCAACTGCGCACCCTGCTTGCCGGCGACCTGGCACCCTCGACGACCGCGGACCCGACCGCACTGCGCCAACGCATGGCCCGCCGTCGTTTCGTCCGCCTGGCCACCGCGGCCAGCCTGCTGCTGTGCCTCGCGTTGGGCGGCGGCGCCGGCTGGGTTGCACGCGGCATGGGCAGCGGGGCCAACGCGCCGATGGCCGATGCGATGCAGGCCTATCGGCTGCTGGCGCTCGACCATGGCGTGGGGATGGACATCACCACCGCCAACGAACGCGACCTGCGTGCCTGGCTGGCGGGCCGGGTAGGCGCCAGCGTGCGCTTGCCTGACCTCTCGGACGCCGGATTCCGGCCCATGGGCGGACGGCTGTTCGCCACCGACCAGGGACCGGCCGCCATGGTGCTCTACGACGACGGCGGCGGGCACACGATCAGTTTCTACGTCAGGCCACCGGGGCCGGTGCGCCACCTGCTGTCACGCGGTAGCCGCGAGGACGGTGGCCTGCTGGCGGACTACTGGTCGGAGGGCGGCCACAACTACGCGGTGGTGACGCAGGCCAATCCGGCCGGGCGATCGGCGGCGCAGCGGATCGCCGCACACGTCATCTGA
- a CDS encoding DUF2256 domain-containing protein, whose protein sequence is MRKKSELPTKVCQKCGRPFAWRKKWAREWENVRYCSERCRG, encoded by the coding sequence ATGCGTAAGAAATCCGAATTACCGACCAAGGTTTGCCAGAAGTGCGGGCGTCCGTTTGCCTGGCGTAAGAAGTGGGCCAGGGAATGGGAAAACGTTCGGTACTGTTCGGAGCGGTGTCGGGGGTGA
- a CDS encoding aminopeptidase, with the protein MRPILIVVLLIAVLLIAGLTGCRTLGYYAHVAHGQATLLAQRRPVAEVLHDPATPERVRLRLALSSQARRFASDALGLPDNRSYTYYVALDRPWVAWNVFATPVFSVAPVTHCFPIAGCVAYRGYFRKNLADREAARLRAGGDDVALGEVPAYSTLGWFADPILSSMLYWDDDTLAGTIFHELAHQKFYVKDDTAFNESYASFVEDEGVREWRRSRGLPPPEGDDAVDRSFTLRVLALREQLGRLYAEPMDATAMGVAKAETFEVFRGDYLAWRANVARGDRRYDRWMAKPLNNATLLPFGLYDTWKPAFAALFERSDRQWPVFFARVAALGRKPAAERTRELQALLR; encoded by the coding sequence ATGCGTCCGATCCTCATCGTCGTTCTCCTCATCGCCGTTCTCCTCATCGCCGGTCTTACGGGCTGCCGCACGCTGGGCTACTACGCGCACGTGGCGCACGGACAGGCGACGCTGCTGGCGCAGCGTCGCCCCGTGGCGGAGGTGTTGCACGATCCCGCCACGCCGGAGAGGGTACGCCTGCGCCTGGCGTTGTCCAGTCAGGCGCGGCGCTTCGCCTCCGATGCCTTGGGGCTGCCGGACAATCGCAGCTACACCTATTACGTGGCGCTGGATCGTCCCTGGGTGGCATGGAACGTGTTCGCCACGCCGGTGTTTTCCGTCGCGCCGGTCACGCACTGCTTTCCGATCGCCGGTTGCGTGGCGTACCGGGGCTATTTCCGCAAGAACCTGGCCGACCGCGAAGCGGCCCGCCTGAGGGCTGGCGGGGATGACGTGGCGTTGGGGGAGGTACCCGCGTACTCGACGCTCGGCTGGTTCGCCGATCCCATCCTCAGCAGCATGCTGTACTGGGACGACGACACCCTGGCCGGCACGATCTTCCACGAACTGGCGCACCAGAAGTTCTACGTGAAGGACGACACCGCGTTCAACGAGTCGTATGCCAGCTTTGTCGAGGACGAGGGCGTGCGTGAATGGCGTCGATCACGCGGCTTGCCACCGCCGGAGGGCGACGACGCCGTCGATCGCTCGTTCACCCTGCGCGTGCTCGCCTTGCGTGAGCAACTCGGCCGGCTGTATGCCGAGCCGATGGACGCCACTGCCATGGGCGTCGCCAAGGCGGAAACCTTCGAGGTGTTCCGTGGCGATTACCTGGCCTGGCGTGCCAACGTTGCCAGAGGCGATCGCCGCTACGATCGCTGGATGGCGAAGCCGCTGAACAACGCCACGTTGCTGCCGTTCGGTCTTTACGACACCTGGAAACCCGCGTTCGCCGCGCTGTTCGAGCGCAGCGATCGACAGTGGCCGGTGTTCTTCGCGCGGGTGGCCGCGCTGGGCAGGAAGCCTGCCGCCGAGCGCACGCGCGAGCTGCAGGCCTTGCTGCGCTAG
- the lolD gene encoding lipoprotein-releasing ABC transporter ATP-binding protein LolD — MNNPTDDIVLRATGVAKVYEEGDLRTGVLSNVNFSLRRGETMSIVGASGSGKSTLLHIIGGLDTLTAGKVEVNGRVLSDLSDAERGRERNRSLGFIYQFHHLLPEFTALENVCMPLLIRGVSIAQAQKEATTLLERVGLSSRLRHRPAEMSGGERQRCAVARALVTRPACVLGDEPTGNLDEANAAQVYALMLELNREIGTSFVLVTHDTRLAGRMDRTLELKNGELHER, encoded by the coding sequence ATGAATAATCCCACCGACGACATCGTGCTGCGCGCCACCGGAGTGGCCAAGGTGTACGAAGAGGGCGACCTGCGCACGGGTGTGCTTTCCAATGTGAATTTCTCACTGCGCCGTGGCGAGACGATGTCCATCGTGGGTGCGTCGGGCTCGGGCAAATCCACGCTGCTGCATATCATCGGCGGCCTGGACACGCTCACGGCCGGCAAGGTGGAGGTCAACGGTCGCGTGCTCTCCGATCTTTCGGATGCCGAGCGTGGCCGTGAGCGCAATCGCTCGCTGGGCTTCATCTACCAGTTCCACCACCTGCTGCCGGAATTTACGGCGCTGGAAAACGTGTGCATGCCCCTGCTGATCCGCGGCGTGTCCATCGCGCAGGCCCAGAAGGAGGCCACGACGCTGCTGGAGCGGGTAGGGCTGTCGTCGCGCCTGCGCCATCGCCCGGCCGAGATGTCCGGCGGCGAGCGCCAGCGCTGCGCGGTGGCCCGTGCCCTGGTCACGCGCCCGGCGTGCGTGCTGGGCGACGAGCCCACAGGCAACCTCGACGAGGCCAACGCCGCCCAGGTGTATGCCCTGATGCTGGAGCTGAACCGCGAAATCGGCACCAGCTTCGTGCTGGTCACGCACGACACGCGCCTGGCTGGCCGCATGGACCGCACGCTGGAGCTGAAGAACGGCGAACTCCACGAGCGCTAG
- a CDS encoding sigma-70 family RNA polymerase sigma factor, protein MSDSRIDDALRSLLPRLRRFALWLTRDAHAADDLVQSTVERALSKWHLRRDDESLRAWLFSIQYRLFLDGKRRSSRYARLLAMLGRGAPDEPTWPSAERVAMANATLATFASLPTEQRSLLIWITVEGLSYQEVADILQVPIGTVMSRLSRARAALRRLGEGAPETPALRLLK, encoded by the coding sequence ATGTCCGACTCACGCATCGACGATGCACTGCGCTCCCTGCTGCCACGACTGCGACGTTTCGCCCTGTGGCTGACCCGTGACGCGCACGCGGCGGACGACCTCGTCCAGTCGACGGTGGAGCGCGCCCTTTCCAAATGGCACCTGCGTCGCGACGACGAAAGCCTGCGGGCGTGGCTGTTCTCCATCCAGTACCGGCTGTTCCTGGACGGAAAGCGCCGTTCCAGCCGTTACGCGCGCCTGCTGGCCATGCTGGGGCGCGGCGCCCCCGACGAGCCGACCTGGCCCTCCGCCGAGCGGGTCGCCATGGCCAACGCCACCCTGGCCACCTTCGCCTCGCTGCCGACCGAGCAGCGCAGCCTGCTGATCTGGATCACCGTGGAAGGCCTGAGCTACCAGGAAGTGGCCGACATCCTGCAGGTCCCGATCGGCACGGTCATGTCCCGCCTTTCCCGCGCGCGTGCCGCACTGCGCCGCCTCGGCGAGGGCGCTCCCGAAACACCTGCCCTGCGACTGCTGAAATGA
- a CDS encoding lipoprotein-releasing ABC transporter permease subunit — protein MFRPLELFIGLRYTRAKRRNQFISFISTVSIVCIAISVTALITVMSVMNGFDSELRNRILGAVSHITISGIDDTVQDWQSAVKTAEATPHVKGAAPYVEIQAFLQARRPSGALIRGIVPSMEPRVSDIDTHMVHGKMTDLTDRSWKIALGSELATQLGVQVGDKVTVVVPQFTATPMGAVPKLRSFTVSGIFELGMQEYDANLALISMEDAQRLNGLNGPTGIRLKLDDMREAFPVAQELSNKLGQTYRIETWMDTHANFFRAIDMEKTVMFVILSLIILVAVINLISMLMMLVTDKQADIAILRTLGSTPRSIMGMFMVQGLLVGIVGIASGVALGALLSYNLPAIVKWIEHVTGQNFLSPDVYYISELPSQLLWSDVGWVVLVTFAFSLLATLYPAWRASRTQPAQALRYE, from the coding sequence ATGTTCAGACCCCTCGAGCTCTTCATCGGACTGCGCTACACGCGCGCCAAGCGTCGCAACCAGTTCATTTCCTTCATCTCCACGGTGTCGATCGTCTGCATCGCCATCAGCGTGACCGCGCTCATCACGGTCATGTCGGTGATGAACGGCTTCGACAGCGAACTGCGCAATCGCATCCTGGGCGCCGTCTCGCACATCACCATCTCGGGTATCGACGACACGGTGCAGGACTGGCAGTCCGCCGTGAAGACGGCCGAGGCCACCCCGCACGTGAAGGGCGCGGCACCGTATGTCGAGATACAGGCCTTCCTGCAGGCGCGCCGCCCGAGCGGGGCGCTGATCCGCGGCATCGTGCCGTCGATGGAACCTAGGGTGTCGGATATCGACACGCACATGGTTCACGGCAAGATGACCGACCTGACCGATCGCAGCTGGAAGATCGCGCTCGGCAGCGAACTGGCTACCCAGCTCGGCGTGCAGGTGGGCGACAAGGTCACGGTGGTGGTGCCGCAGTTCACGGCCACGCCGATGGGCGCGGTGCCCAAGCTGCGCAGCTTCACCGTCAGCGGCATCTTCGAGCTGGGCATGCAGGAATACGATGCCAACCTCGCGCTGATCTCCATGGAGGACGCCCAGCGCCTCAACGGCCTGAACGGGCCGACGGGTATCCGCCTGAAGCTGGACGACATGCGCGAGGCCTTCCCGGTGGCGCAGGAGCTGTCCAACAAGCTGGGCCAGACCTACCGCATCGAAACCTGGATGGACACCCACGCCAACTTCTTCCGTGCCATCGACATGGAGAAGACGGTGATGTTCGTGATCCTCTCGCTGATCATCCTGGTGGCGGTGATCAACCTCATTTCCATGCTGATGATGCTGGTGACCGACAAGCAGGCCGACATCGCCATCCTCCGCACGCTGGGTTCCACCCCACGCAGCATCATGGGCATGTTCATGGTGCAGGGCCTGCTGGTGGGCATCGTCGGCATCGCCAGCGGTGTCGCCCTGGGTGCGTTGCTGTCGTACAACCTGCCGGCCATCGTCAAGTGGATCGAGCATGTCACGGGGCAGAATTTCCTCTCGCCGGACGTGTATTACATCAGCGAGCTGCCCAGCCAGCTGCTCTGGTCCGATGTGGGCTGGGTGGTGCTGGTGACCTTCGCGTTCTCGCTGCTGGCCACGTTGTATCCCGCATGGCGTGCATCACGCACGCAGCCCGCCCAGGCGCTCCGTTATGAATAA
- a CDS encoding FAD assembly factor SdhE gives MDDARLKRLRWRTRRGTRELDRLFGGWLDERYADVDEACRTAFDALMDVQDPDLWDWVMGHARAPRDDWQGIIDDIRTRHRL, from the coding sequence GTGGATGACGCACGGCTCAAGCGACTGCGGTGGCGCACCCGTCGCGGCACGCGCGAGCTGGATCGCCTGTTCGGCGGCTGGCTGGACGAGCGCTACGCCGACGTGGATGAGGCGTGCAGGACGGCATTCGATGCGCTGATGGACGTGCAGGATCCCGATCTCTGGGATTGGGTGATGGGCCATGCCCGTGCTCCCCGCGACGACTGGCAGGGCATCATCGATGACATCCGCACGAGGCATCGACTTTGA
- a CDS encoding dicarboxylate/amino acid:cation symporter, with protein MSLFSYWFRIRFWKRVAAGFVFGALAGWLIGPAAATWFGPLGTLYVTLIKMIAVPLVFFAVLHSVSSLHGVKDVAALGGRTFAWFAATATLAVLVGLLVAHVLQPGLGVQGLTTPVGWQPRAVPQPVQVLLDIVPANPFHALSEGKILQVIFFAGLLGLALVKIGEKSARLRALAGEANDGMIQVTRFVLEVTPIGTFGLIAALVGSYGFEKLLPLATFVGALYLACVLQIVVVYGGLLLAHGLNPLAFLRAAFPAMQVAFTSSSSFAAMPIALRSVVANMGVKEEYAAFAVPLGASIKMDGCGAIYPAIASVFIAQYFHLDLQPAQYVVILLASVLGSFGTAGVPGTATVMVTLVLSSAGLPLEGIGYLVAIDRILDMMRTLTNVTGQMVVPVLVARERGILDMGVYNQRTTGALPLGAGGFDDVPHA; from the coding sequence ATGTCCTTGTTCAGTTACTGGTTCCGCATCCGTTTCTGGAAGCGTGTCGCAGCGGGCTTCGTGTTCGGCGCGCTGGCAGGCTGGCTGATCGGCCCTGCCGCGGCGACGTGGTTTGGGCCGCTCGGTACGCTCTACGTCACGTTGATCAAGATGATCGCAGTGCCCTTGGTCTTCTTCGCCGTACTACACAGCGTGTCGAGCCTGCACGGCGTGAAGGACGTCGCGGCGCTTGGCGGCCGCACATTCGCGTGGTTCGCCGCCACGGCCACGCTGGCGGTACTGGTCGGGTTGCTGGTGGCACACGTGCTGCAACCGGGCCTGGGCGTTCAGGGACTGACCACACCGGTCGGCTGGCAACCGCGCGCGGTGCCGCAGCCGGTGCAGGTGCTGCTGGACATCGTGCCGGCCAACCCCTTCCACGCCTTGAGCGAGGGCAAGATCCTGCAGGTGATTTTCTTCGCCGGCCTGCTCGGGCTGGCGCTGGTGAAGATCGGCGAGAAGTCGGCCCGGCTGCGTGCGCTGGCGGGGGAGGCCAACGACGGCATGATCCAGGTCACGCGCTTCGTGCTCGAGGTGACGCCGATAGGCACGTTCGGGCTTATCGCTGCCCTGGTGGGGAGCTACGGCTTCGAGAAGCTGCTGCCGCTGGCCACGTTCGTCGGTGCGCTGTACCTCGCCTGCGTGTTGCAGATCGTGGTGGTATACGGCGGATTGTTGCTCGCGCACGGGCTGAATCCACTGGCCTTCCTCCGCGCGGCGTTTCCGGCCATGCAAGTGGCTTTCACGTCGTCGTCGAGCTTTGCCGCGATGCCGATCGCACTGCGCAGCGTGGTCGCCAACATGGGCGTGAAGGAGGAATACGCGGCGTTCGCCGTGCCGCTAGGTGCCAGCATCAAGATGGACGGCTGCGGCGCGATCTATCCGGCGATCGCCTCGGTGTTCATCGCGCAGTATTTCCATCTCGACCTGCAGCCGGCGCAGTATGTGGTGATCCTGCTGGCCTCGGTGCTGGGTTCGTTCGGCACGGCGGGCGTGCCGGGCACGGCCACGGTGATGGTGACGCTGGTGCTGAGTTCCGCGGGGCTTCCGCTGGAGGGGATTGGGTACCTGGTGGCGATCGACCGGATACTGGACATGATGCGCACGCTGACCAACGTGACCGGGCAGATGGTGGTGCCGGTGCTGGTGGCGCGGGAGCGGGGGATTCTGGATATGGGGGTTTACAATCAGCGGACAACGGGCGCCTTGCCACTGGGTGCAGGAGGATTCGACGATGTCCCGCATGCGTAA